Proteins co-encoded in one Epinephelus moara isolate mb chromosome 11, YSFRI_EMoa_1.0, whole genome shotgun sequence genomic window:
- the si:dkey-96n2.3 gene encoding uracil nucleotide/cysteinyl leukotriene receptor, translating into MNISEEQIHGVYGSDSRQENIIFATFYILIFAIAVPGNALALWAFFRQDSTSPSKVFLRHLSVADISYILILPMRIVYHLSDSHWPFGHVLCQLAGFLFYLNMYCSLYLMSFISLDRFLAVVLPIKSQSVRKAVYAKVVVGILWVTVIVSMSPILFSKKNMTHNSTGICNKLYLEKTSPTALISTIVAFAIPLTTIVVSYIMILLKLRSLKQQEERPVKDKAIRMIILIVMNFLFAFVPYHVSRVIYIQSHSHGSMTAATHEALGRANRITSALTCVSGVLDPVMYFFLNRAYRDMLLQLFCKKRGR; encoded by the coding sequence ATGAACATCTCTGAGGAGCAGATACATGGCGTCTATGGAAGTGACTCCCGCCAAGAGAACATCATATTTGCAACATTTTACATCCTGATTTTCGCCATCGCTGTGCCTGGAAATGCCTTGGCACTGTGGGCCTTCTTTCGCCAGGACAGCACGTCTCCATCTAAGGTCTTCCTGAGGCACCTATCTGTAGCAGACATCTCTTACATCCTCATTTTACCCATGAGAATAGTTTACCACCTATCTGACAGCCACTGGCCTTTTGGACATGTCCTCTGTCAGTTAGCAGGCTTCCTCTTTTACCTTAACATGTACTGCAGCCTGTATTTAATGAGTTTCATCAGCCTGGACAGATTTCTGGCTGTGGTTCTACCTATCAAATCACAGTCAGTTAGGAAGGCTGTGTATGCGAAGGTAGTTGTTGGCATACTTTGGGTGACTGTCATTGTGTCTATGAGTCCTATACTTTTCTCCAAAAAGAACATGACCCACAACTCAACTGGCATCTGCAACAAGCTGTACTTAGAAAAGACATCTCCCACAGCTTTGATCTCTACTATTGTGGCATTTGCCATCCCCCTCACCACCATCGTGGTTTCTTACATAATGATTCTGCTGAAGCTGAGGTCACTCAAGCAACAGGAAGAACGCCCAGTGAAAGACAAAGCTATAAGAATGATCATTCTCATTGTGATGAACTTCCTGTTTGCATTCGTACCCTACCATGTGAGCAGGGTAATCTACATCCAAAGCCACAGTCACGGCAGTATGACTGCAGCAACCCACGAGGCTCTGGGAAGAGCCAACAGGATCACATCTGCACTGACCTGTGTCAGTGGTGTACTGGATCCTGTGATGTATTTCTTCTTGAACCGTGCATACAGGGACATGCTGCTTCAACTGTTCTGCAAAAAGCGAGGAAGATGA